One genomic segment of Alicycliphilus denitrificans K601 includes these proteins:
- the egtB gene encoding ergothioneine biosynthesis protein EgtB, which translates to MNAPGPPPASLVGDVDAAHRYAAVRVATEALAQPLSAEDCCVQSMPDASPAKWHLAHTTWFFETFILEAHEQGFRPFDPAYRVLFNSYYQGVGRQHPRPQRGLLTRPPLATVLAYRADVDARMRRLLERGAPPAGLGALLELGLQHEQQHQELLVTDIKHLLWCNPLWPAYRDAPAPPPPGRAGAAQAGWRRFDGGLVEIGHAGEGFAFDNELPRHAVYLRPYELATRLVTNADYLAFMADGGYRDPAHWLAEGWDWCCAQQIAHPLYWRRDESGWSEFTLAGGRPLAPLQPVAHLSYYEADAYARWAGARLPTEAEWEAAAARAAGVDQGHFADSGALHPRPAQPAQGGALRQMFGDVWEWTRSSYAPYPGFSPAPGAVGEYNGKFMVNQYVLRGGSCATPAGHARASYRNFFPTGARWQFTGLRLARDS; encoded by the coding sequence ATGAACGCTCCAGGCCCTCCACCCGCGTCCCTCGTCGGGGACGTCGATGCCGCGCACCGCTATGCGGCCGTGCGCGTCGCCACCGAGGCGCTGGCGCAGCCGCTGTCGGCCGAGGACTGCTGCGTGCAATCCATGCCCGACGCCAGCCCCGCCAAGTGGCACCTGGCGCACACCACCTGGTTCTTCGAGACCTTCATCCTGGAGGCGCACGAGCAGGGCTTCCGCCCCTTCGACCCCGCCTACCGCGTGCTGTTCAACTCCTACTACCAGGGCGTGGGGCGCCAGCATCCGCGCCCGCAGCGTGGCCTGCTGACCCGCCCGCCGCTGGCCACGGTGCTGGCCTATCGCGCCGACGTGGACGCGCGCATGCGGCGCCTGCTGGAGCGGGGCGCCCCGCCGGCCGGGCTGGGTGCGTTGCTGGAGCTGGGCCTGCAGCACGAGCAGCAGCACCAGGAACTACTCGTCACCGACATCAAGCACCTGCTGTGGTGCAACCCCCTGTGGCCCGCGTACCGCGATGCGCCGGCGCCGCCGCCGCCCGGGCGCGCTGGCGCGGCGCAGGCCGGCTGGCGGCGGTTCGATGGCGGGCTGGTCGAGATCGGCCACGCGGGCGAGGGCTTCGCGTTCGACAACGAGCTGCCGCGCCACGCCGTCTACCTGCGGCCCTACGAGCTGGCGACGCGCCTGGTCACGAACGCGGACTACCTGGCCTTCATGGCCGATGGCGGCTACCGCGACCCCGCGCACTGGCTGGCCGAGGGCTGGGACTGGTGCTGCGCCCAGCAGATCGCCCATCCCCTGTACTGGCGCAGGGACGAGAGCGGCTGGAGCGAATTCACGCTGGCCGGCGGTCGGCCGCTGGCGCCGCTGCAGCCCGTGGCGCATCTGTCGTACTACGAGGCCGACGCCTACGCCCGCTGGGCCGGCGCGCGCCTTCCCACCGAGGCCGAGTGGGAGGCCGCCGCGGCCCGGGCCGCCGGCGTGGACCAGGGCCACTTCGCCGACAGCGGCGCGCTGCACCCGCGCCCCGCGCAGCCGGCGCAGGGCGGGGCGCTGCGGCAGATGTTCGGCGACGTGTGGGAGTGGACCCGGTCCAGCTACGCGCCGTACCCCGGCTTCAGCCCCGCGCCGGGGGCCGTGGGCGAATACAACGGCAAGTTCATGGTGAACCAGTACGTGCTGCGCGGCGGCTCCTGCGCCACGCCGGCGGGCCATGCGCGCGCGAGCTACCGCAACTTCTTCCCGACCGGCGCTCGCTGGCAGTTCACGGGGCTGCGGCTGGCGCGGGACTCCTGA
- a CDS encoding O-acetylhomoserine aminocarboxypropyltransferase/cysteine synthase family protein — protein MRIETLAVHAGYSPDPTTKSVAVPIYQTVAYAFDSAQHGADLFDLKVPGNIYTRIMNPTTDVLEKRVAALEGGIAAVAVASGMSAITYAIQAIAEAGDNIVSASTLYGGTYNLFAHTFPQQGLEVRFADPRDPASFGKLIDERTKAVFCESIGNPLGNVTDIRALADVAHAHGVPLIVDNTVPSPYLLRPIEHGADIVVHALTKYLAGHGNSMGGAIVDSGKFPWAEHKARFKRLNEPDVSYHGVVYTEALGPAAYIGRVRVVPLRNTGAAISPHNAFLILQGIETLALRMDRICENSQKIAEALQRHPKVEWVRYAGLPEHPDHALVQRQLGGRASGILSFSLKADDARAAGARFLDALGLFTRLVNIGDAKSLATHPASTTHRQLNADELAKAGVTEGMVRLSIGIEHIDDLLEDLHQALDAV, from the coding sequence ATGCGCATCGAAACCCTGGCCGTCCATGCCGGCTACTCGCCCGATCCGACCACCAAGTCCGTGGCCGTGCCCATCTACCAGACGGTGGCGTACGCCTTCGACAGCGCGCAGCACGGCGCCGACCTGTTCGACCTGAAGGTGCCGGGCAACATCTACACGCGCATCATGAACCCCACGACCGACGTGCTGGAAAAGCGGGTCGCAGCGCTGGAGGGCGGCATCGCCGCCGTGGCCGTGGCCTCGGGCATGTCGGCCATCACCTATGCCATCCAGGCGATTGCCGAGGCAGGCGACAACATCGTGAGCGCCAGCACGCTCTACGGCGGCACCTACAACCTGTTCGCCCACACCTTCCCGCAGCAGGGCCTGGAGGTGCGCTTCGCCGACCCGCGCGACCCGGCCAGCTTCGGCAAGCTGATCGACGAGCGCACGAAAGCGGTGTTCTGCGAATCCATCGGCAACCCGCTGGGCAACGTGACCGACATCCGCGCGCTGGCCGACGTGGCCCATGCCCACGGCGTGCCGCTGATCGTGGACAACACCGTGCCCAGCCCCTACCTGCTGCGCCCCATCGAGCATGGCGCCGACATCGTGGTGCACGCGCTCACCAAATACCTGGCCGGCCACGGCAACAGCATGGGCGGCGCCATCGTCGACAGCGGCAAGTTCCCCTGGGCAGAGCACAAGGCGCGCTTCAAGCGCCTGAACGAGCCCGACGTGAGCTACCACGGCGTGGTCTACACCGAGGCCCTGGGCCCGGCCGCCTACATCGGCCGCGTGCGCGTGGTGCCGCTGCGCAACACGGGCGCGGCCATCTCGCCGCACAACGCCTTCCTGATCCTGCAGGGCATAGAGACGCTGGCGCTGCGCATGGACCGCATCTGCGAGAACTCGCAAAAAATCGCCGAGGCGCTGCAACGCCATCCAAAGGTGGAATGGGTGCGCTACGCGGGCCTGCCGGAGCACCCCGACCACGCGCTGGTGCAGCGCCAGCTCGGCGGCCGGGCGTCGGGCATCCTGTCGTTCAGCCTGAAGGCCGACGACGCGCGCGCGGCGGGCGCCCGCTTCCTCGACGCGCTCGGGCTGTTCACGCGCCTGGTGAACATCGGCGACGCCAAGTCGCTCGCCACGCACCCGGCATCGACCACGCACCGCCAGCTCAACGCCGACGAACTGGCCAAGGCCGGCGTGACCGAGGGCATGGTGCGCCTGTCCATCGGCATCGAGCACATCGACGACCTGCTTGAAGACCTGCACCAGGCACTGGACGCGGTTTGA
- a CDS encoding DUF808 domain-containing protein: MAGASLLTLLDDIATILDDVALMSKLAAKKSAAMADDVSAMTKVAAQKTAGVLGDDLALNAQQVTGVRAEREVPVVLAVAKGSLGNKAILVPAALLISAFAPWAVTPLLMLGGAFLCFEGCEKLAHRFLHTPQEDAAAHARHAQANADPAVDLAALEKDKIKAAVRTDFILSAEIIAITLGAVAAAPLVQQVAVLAGIAALMTVGVYGLVAGIVKLDDLGLWLSRRPGAAAQALGRGILAAAPWLMKALSVLGTAAMFLVGGGILVHGVPALHHAVAAAGAAAGGWPLGGLWALLASSLLNALVGVVAGAIVLAGWTLLGRLRGTAASHG; this comes from the coding sequence ATGGCCGGTGCCAGCCTTCTGACCCTGCTCGACGACATTGCCACCATCCTGGACGACGTGGCGCTCATGTCCAAGCTCGCTGCCAAGAAGAGCGCCGCCATGGCTGACGACGTGTCGGCCATGACCAAGGTCGCGGCGCAGAAGACGGCCGGCGTGCTGGGCGACGACCTGGCGCTCAACGCGCAGCAGGTCACGGGCGTGCGAGCCGAGCGTGAGGTGCCCGTGGTCCTGGCCGTGGCCAAGGGCTCGCTGGGCAACAAGGCGATCCTGGTGCCGGCGGCGCTGCTCATCAGTGCCTTCGCGCCATGGGCCGTGACGCCGCTGCTCATGCTGGGCGGGGCCTTCCTGTGCTTCGAGGGCTGCGAGAAGCTGGCGCACAGGTTCCTGCATACGCCCCAGGAGGATGCGGCCGCCCATGCGCGCCACGCCCAGGCCAACGCCGACCCGGCCGTGGACCTGGCGGCGCTGGAGAAGGACAAGATCAAGGCCGCGGTGCGCACCGACTTCATCCTCTCGGCCGAGATCATCGCCATCACCCTGGGCGCGGTGGCCGCCGCGCCGCTGGTGCAGCAGGTCGCCGTGCTGGCCGGCATTGCCGCCCTGATGACCGTGGGCGTCTACGGCCTGGTGGCGGGCATCGTGAAGCTCGACGACCTGGGCCTGTGGCTCAGCCGCCGGCCCGGCGCCGCCGCGCAGGCGCTGGGGCGAGGCATCCTGGCGGCGGCGCCGTGGCTCATGAAGGCGCTGTCGGTGCTGGGCACGGCGGCCATGTTCCTCGTGGGGGGCGGCATTCTGGTGCACGGCGTGCCGGCGCTGCACCATGCCGTGGCAGCCGCGGGCGCGGCGGCGGGCGGCTGGCCCCTGGGCGGCCTGTGGGCCCTGCTGGCCAGCAGCCTGCTCAACGCCCTGGTGGGGGTCGTGGCCGGCGCCATCGTCCTGGCCGGATGGACGCTGCTCGGGCGCCTGCGCGGCACGGCTGCGTCGCACGGATAG
- the egtD gene encoding L-histidine N(alpha)-methyltransferase, with protein sequence MPAIAPSLALSRQAQPVGQAYAACRREITDALLAPRASISPKYFYDRRGSELFEAITRLPEYYLTRTERALMRRHGRAIAEAVGAGRVVIEPGAGSCDKARDLCRRLAATHFVGVDISADYLQGAVARLRAALPGLDARAVGGDITAGLRLPPDIPGQRRLVFYPGSSIGNFDPPQAVALLAQMRALAQGGGALLIGVDLPKPRAVLEAAYDDAAGVTAAFNRNVLAHVNSLIGSDFDPRQWRHRAFFNPVASRIEMHLEALGPQRVRWPGGGRDFAAGERIHTENSYKHPLPAFTALLRQAGFAGTQSWTDARGWYAVVHARA encoded by the coding sequence ATGCCCGCCATCGCCCCCTCCCTTGCGTTGTCGCGCCAGGCGCAGCCCGTGGGGCAGGCGTATGCGGCGTGCCGGCGCGAGATCACGGACGCCCTGCTGGCGCCGCGGGCGAGCATCTCGCCCAAGTATTTCTACGACCGGCGCGGCTCCGAGCTGTTCGAGGCCATCACGCGCCTGCCCGAGTACTACCTCACGCGCACCGAGCGCGCCCTCATGCGCCGCCACGGCCGCGCCATTGCCGAGGCGGTGGGCGCGGGCCGCGTGGTGATAGAACCCGGCGCGGGCAGCTGCGACAAGGCACGCGACCTGTGCCGCCGGCTGGCGGCCACGCATTTCGTGGGCGTGGACATCTCGGCGGACTACCTGCAGGGCGCCGTCGCGCGCCTGCGCGCGGCGCTGCCAGGGCTGGACGCGCGCGCGGTGGGCGGCGACATCACGGCCGGCCTGCGGCTGCCGCCGGACATTCCGGGGCAGCGGCGCCTGGTGTTCTACCCGGGCTCGTCCATCGGCAACTTCGACCCGCCGCAGGCCGTGGCGCTGCTGGCGCAGATGCGCGCGCTGGCGCAGGGCGGCGGGGCTTTGCTGATCGGCGTCGACCTGCCCAAGCCCAGGGCCGTGCTGGAGGCGGCCTACGACGACGCCGCGGGCGTGACCGCCGCCTTCAACCGCAACGTCCTGGCGCACGTCAACAGTCTGATCGGCAGCGACTTCGACCCGCGCCAATGGCGGCACCGGGCGTTCTTCAACCCGGTCGCCTCGCGTATCGAGATGCACCTGGAGGCCCTGGGCCCGCAACGCGTGCGCTGGCCCGGCGGCGGGCGCGACTTCGCGGCGGGCGAGCGCATCCATACCGAGAACAGCTACAAGCACCCCCTGCCGGCATTCACCGCGCTGCTGCGCCAGGCGGGTTTTGCCGGCACCCAGAGCTGGACGGACGCGCGCGGCTGGTATGCCGTGGTGCATGCGCGCGCATGA
- a CDS encoding OmpW/AlkL family protein, whose product MKKNLLALAVLCAMTSGAAYAQQQDGQWMVRARAVHLDSSNGGAAGAAGVSINDKWIPEVDVSYFFTPNFAAELILTYPQKHDVRLNGGKIGTLKHLPPTLLGQYHFTGMGAFKPYVGAGVNYTRFSSVDIAGGALTVKKNSWGPALQVGFDYALDKNWSLNFDVKKVYIDTTVSGGIGKFKVDPVLVGLGVGYRF is encoded by the coding sequence ATGAAAAAGAACCTGCTGGCCTTGGCTGTCCTGTGTGCGATGACTTCCGGTGCTGCGTACGCACAGCAGCAGGACGGACAATGGATGGTGCGCGCCCGTGCCGTGCACCTTGACAGCTCCAACGGCGGCGCCGCGGGTGCGGCTGGCGTGAGCATCAACGACAAGTGGATCCCGGAAGTGGATGTGTCGTACTTCTTCACGCCCAACTTCGCGGCCGAACTGATCCTGACCTACCCGCAAAAGCACGACGTGCGCCTGAACGGCGGCAAGATCGGCACGCTCAAGCACCTGCCGCCCACGCTGCTGGGCCAGTACCACTTCACCGGCATGGGCGCGTTCAAGCCCTATGTGGGCGCGGGCGTTAACTACACGCGCTTCTCCAGCGTGGACATCGCTGGCGGCGCGCTGACCGTGAAGAAGAACAGCTGGGGCCCGGCGCTGCAGGTGGGCTTCGACTACGCGCTGGACAAGAACTGGTCGCTCAACTTCGACGTGAAGAAGGTCTACATCGACACCACGGTCAGCGGCGGCATCGGCAAGTTCAAGGTCGATCCCGTGCTGGTGGGCCTGGGCGTGGGCTACCGCTTCTGA
- the purL gene encoding phosphoribosylformylglycinamidine synthase, with protein MTLHITTLEGGNALSTFRAQQLLPQLQAIHPKIEGIAARHVHLVAQDAAPTPAGQERLAALLCYGDPYGGPADGVALLVTPRLGTVSPWASKATDIARNCGLAVRRVERITEYRISLKGGLLGGRPELSDGQLQQVAALLHDRMTESVVASRAEAGRLFTELQAEPMAFVDVLQGGRVALEAANKAWGLALADDEIDYLVNAFTGLARNPTDVELMMFAQANSEHCRHKIFNAQFTIDGVAQDKSLFGMIRNTEAVSPRHTIVAYADNASIMEGSEIEQFFARFDSGADRVSAPSYQKRSGTHHVLMKVETHNHPTAISPFPGAATGAGGEIRDEGATGRGSEPKAGLTGFTVSKLWGSEVGRPGHIASPLQIMTEGPLGGAAFNNEFGRPNLCGYFREYEQQVGDVTRGYHKPIMIAGGLGTIDARHTKKIEFPAGTLLIQLGGPGMRIGMGGGAASSMATGTNAAELDFDSVQRGNPEIERRAQEVINHCWAQGEQNPILAIHDVGAGGLSNAFPELTNDAGRGARFDLRAVPLEESGLAPKEIWSNESQERYVLAIAPESLARFTAFCERERCPFAVIGVATEERRLVLEDTAVAEGAQKYPVDMPMDVLLGKPPRMHRDVASVRRSFAPLNVDGLPLEKAVIEVLAHPTVASKRFLINIGDRAVGGLTHRDQMVGPWQVPVADAAVTLADYRGFAGEAMAMGERTPLAAIDAPASGRMAVAEAITNLLAAPIELPRVKLSANWMAACGEPGEDAALYETVKAVGMELCPRLGISIPVGKDSLSMRTQWTEGGEVKKVTSPVSLIVTAFATLADVRGTLTPQLDAREEDSTLVLIDLGRGRNRMGGSILGQVLGQSGHETPDLDDPKDLVALVDAVNALRAKGQILAYHDRSDGGLLATVAEMAFAGQVGVALNVDMLITEGDGISDSRMDSGEGKNWGAQVSGRREAQTLAALFNEEPGVVLQIRTADRAAVMQTLREHGLIQCSHAIGKTRPMASPVDAGKGELQVWRDAKKVFGASLSDLHQVWDAVSWKICQQRDNPACADSEHAAAGDPADPGLYVRLTFDPLDDVAAPYLQLARPRVAVLREQGVNSHVEMAYAFTEAGFEAFDVHMTDLQAGRARLEDFAGVVACGGFSYGDTLGAGIGWARSITFNERLSEQFQRFFGRGDTFALGVCNGCQMFAELADIIPGAEDWPRFTTNQSHRFEARLSMVEVLDSPSLFLQGMAGSRLPIVVSHGEGYANFERRGNAGRAVAAMRFVDNHGQPTERYPFNPNGSPGGLTAVTTRDGRFTAMMPHPERAFRNIQMSWTDLAATGGPEALSPWMRIWRNARKWVG; from the coding sequence GGAGCGCCTGGCAGCGCTGCTGTGCTATGGCGATCCCTACGGCGGCCCGGCCGACGGCGTGGCGCTTCTCGTCACGCCGCGCCTGGGCACGGTCTCGCCCTGGGCGTCCAAGGCCACCGACATCGCCCGCAACTGCGGCCTGGCCGTGCGCCGCGTCGAGCGCATCACCGAATACCGCATCAGCCTCAAGGGCGGGCTGCTCGGCGGCAGGCCCGAGCTGAGCGACGGACAGCTGCAGCAGGTCGCCGCGCTGCTGCACGACCGCATGACTGAATCGGTGGTGGCCAGCCGCGCCGAGGCCGGGCGCCTGTTCACCGAGCTGCAGGCCGAGCCCATGGCCTTCGTCGACGTGCTGCAGGGAGGCCGCGTCGCCCTGGAGGCCGCCAACAAGGCCTGGGGCCTGGCGCTGGCCGACGACGAGATCGACTACCTCGTGAACGCCTTCACGGGCCTGGCGCGCAACCCCACGGACGTGGAGCTGATGATGTTCGCCCAGGCCAACAGCGAGCATTGCCGCCACAAGATCTTCAACGCCCAGTTCACCATCGACGGCGTGGCGCAGGACAAGAGCCTGTTCGGCATGATCCGCAACACCGAGGCCGTCTCGCCCCGGCACACCATCGTGGCCTATGCCGACAACGCCTCCATCATGGAGGGCAGCGAGATCGAGCAATTCTTTGCCAGATTCGACTCCGGCGCAGATAGGGTAAGCGCTCCTAGCTATCAAAAGAGAAGCGGAACGCACCACGTGCTGATGAAGGTGGAAACGCACAACCACCCCACGGCCATCTCGCCCTTCCCCGGCGCCGCGACCGGCGCGGGCGGCGAGATCCGCGACGAGGGCGCCACGGGCCGCGGCTCCGAGCCCAAGGCCGGCCTGACAGGCTTCACCGTCTCCAAACTGTGGGGCAGCGAGGTGGGCCGGCCCGGGCACATCGCCAGCCCGCTGCAGATCATGACCGAGGGCCCGCTGGGCGGCGCGGCCTTCAACAACGAATTCGGCCGTCCCAACCTGTGCGGCTACTTCCGCGAGTACGAGCAGCAGGTGGGAGACGTCACGCGCGGCTACCACAAGCCCATCATGATCGCGGGCGGCCTGGGCACCATCGACGCGCGGCATACCAAGAAGATCGAATTCCCCGCCGGCACGCTGCTGATCCAGCTGGGCGGGCCCGGCATGCGCATCGGCATGGGCGGCGGCGCCGCCAGCTCCATGGCCACGGGCACGAACGCGGCCGAGCTGGACTTCGATTCCGTGCAGCGCGGCAACCCCGAGATCGAGCGCCGCGCGCAGGAGGTCATCAACCACTGCTGGGCTCAAGGAGAGCAGAACCCCATCCTCGCCATCCACGACGTGGGCGCGGGCGGCCTCTCGAACGCCTTCCCCGAGCTGACGAACGACGCCGGCCGCGGCGCGCGCTTCGACCTGCGCGCCGTGCCGCTGGAGGAGTCGGGCCTGGCGCCCAAGGAGATCTGGTCCAACGAGAGCCAGGAGCGCTACGTGCTCGCCATCGCGCCCGAGTCGCTGGCCCGGTTCACGGCCTTCTGCGAGCGCGAGCGCTGCCCGTTCGCCGTGATCGGCGTGGCGACCGAGGAGCGCCGGCTGGTGCTGGAGGACACGGCCGTGGCCGAAGGCGCGCAGAAGTACCCCGTGGACATGCCCATGGACGTGCTGCTGGGCAAGCCCCCCCGCATGCACCGCGACGTCGCGAGCGTGCGGCGCAGCTTCGCCCCGCTGAACGTGGACGGCCTGCCGCTGGAGAAGGCCGTGATCGAGGTGCTGGCCCACCCCACGGTGGCCTCCAAGCGCTTCCTCATCAACATCGGCGACCGGGCCGTGGGCGGCCTCACGCACCGCGACCAGATGGTCGGCCCCTGGCAGGTGCCCGTGGCCGACGCGGCCGTGACCCTGGCCGACTACCGGGGCTTCGCCGGCGAGGCCATGGCCATGGGCGAGCGCACGCCGCTGGCCGCCATCGACGCGCCGGCATCCGGCCGCATGGCCGTGGCCGAGGCCATCACCAACCTGCTGGCCGCGCCCATCGAGCTGCCGCGCGTGAAGCTGTCGGCCAACTGGATGGCCGCCTGCGGCGAGCCCGGCGAGGACGCCGCCCTGTACGAGACCGTGAAGGCCGTGGGCATGGAGCTGTGCCCGCGGCTGGGCATCTCCATCCCCGTGGGCAAGGACAGCCTGTCCATGCGCACGCAGTGGACCGAGGGCGGCGAGGTGAAGAAGGTCACCTCGCCCGTGAGCCTGATCGTCACCGCCTTCGCCACGCTGGCCGACGTGCGCGGCACGCTCACGCCGCAACTCGATGCCAGGGAGGAAGACAGCACCTTGGTGCTCATCGACCTGGGCCGCGGCAGGAATCGCATGGGCGGCTCCATCCTGGGCCAAGTGCTGGGCCAGAGCGGCCACGAGACGCCCGACCTGGACGATCCCAAGGACCTCGTCGCGCTCGTCGATGCCGTGAACGCGCTGCGTGCCAAGGGGCAGATCCTGGCCTACCACGACAGGAGCGACGGCGGCCTGCTGGCCACCGTGGCCGAGATGGCCTTCGCGGGCCAGGTGGGCGTGGCGCTGAACGTGGACATGCTGATCACCGAGGGCGACGGCATCAGCGACAGCCGCATGGACAGCGGCGAGGGCAAGAACTGGGGCGCGCAGGTCAGCGGCCGGCGCGAGGCCCAGACCCTGGCCGCGCTGTTCAACGAAGAGCCCGGCGTGGTGCTGCAGATCCGCACGGCCGACCGCGCCGCCGTCATGCAGACCCTGCGCGAACACGGCCTGATCCAGTGCAGCCACGCCATCGGCAAGACGCGCCCCATGGCGTCGCCGGTGGACGCCGGCAAGGGCGAGCTGCAGGTCTGGCGCGACGCGAAGAAGGTGTTCGGCGCCAGCCTGTCCGACCTGCACCAGGTCTGGGACGCCGTGAGCTGGAAGATCTGCCAGCAGCGCGACAACCCCGCATGCGCCGACAGCGAGCATGCCGCCGCCGGCGATCCGGCCGACCCTGGCCTGTACGTGCGCCTCACGTTCGACCCGCTGGATGACGTGGCCGCGCCCTATCTTCAGCTTGCCCGGCCCAGGGTGGCCGTGCTGCGCGAGCAGGGCGTGAACTCGCACGTGGAGATGGCCTACGCCTTCACCGAGGCCGGCTTCGAGGCTTTCGACGTGCACATGACCGACCTGCAGGCCGGCCGCGCCCGCCTGGAGGACTTCGCCGGCGTGGTCGCCTGCGGGGGCTTCAGCTACGGCGACACGCTGGGCGCGGGCATAGGCTGGGCGCGCTCCATCACCTTCAACGAGCGCCTGTCCGAGCAGTTCCAGCGCTTCTTCGGCCGCGGCGACACCTTCGCCCTGGGCGTGTGCAACGGCTGCCAGATGTTCGCTGAGCTGGCCGACATCATCCCCGGTGCCGAGGACTGGCCGCGCTTCACCACCAACCAGAGCCACCGCTTCGAGGCGCGCCTGTCCATGGTCGAGGTGCTCGACTCGCCCAGCCTGTTCCTGCAGGGCATGGCCGGCAGCCGCCTGCCCATCGTGGTCTCGCACGGCGAGGGCTATGCCAACTTCGAGCGCCGCGGCAACGCCGGTCGGGCAGTGGCGGCCATGCGCTTCGTGGACAACCACGGCCAGCCCACCGAGCGCTACCCGTTCAACCCCAATGGCTCGCCCGGGGGCCTGACGGCCGTGACCACCCGGGACGGCCGCTTCACGGCCATGATGCCGCACCCCGAGCGGGCGTTCCGCAACATCCAGATGAGCTGGACCGACCTGGCCGCCACCGGAGGCCCGGAGGCCCTGAGCCCCTGGATGCGCATCTGGCGCAACGCGCGTAAATGGGTCGGCTGA